From one Tautonia marina genomic stretch:
- a CDS encoding protein-L-isoaspartate(D-aspartate) O-methyltransferase encodes MPRSRNRHIHRTRSVLLICLTFAFAGGARSDEPADTTDPFAPARARMVERHLDGRGIKDDRVLDAFRTVPRHKFVPEAYQRLAYEDESIPIGEGQTITASFDVAFMTDVLKPVPTDIVYEVGTGSGYQAAILGQLVAEVYSVEIHEPLATQAAKVIKELGYDNIHTRHGDGYLGWPEAAPFDKIIVTCAPESIPPPLVEQLKEGGRIVIPIGSRFDQKVYVFDKIDGKLVGDAVRPTLFVPMTGRAQREAAERRARGEAPEPNVP; translated from the coding sequence ATGCCCAGATCAAGGAATCGCCACATCCATCGAACCCGCAGCGTCCTGCTGATTTGCCTGACCTTCGCCTTCGCAGGTGGCGCCCGGTCGGACGAACCCGCCGACACGACCGATCCGTTCGCCCCAGCTCGGGCCCGCATGGTCGAGCGGCATCTTGATGGACGTGGGATCAAGGACGATCGCGTGCTCGACGCCTTCCGCACCGTCCCCCGGCACAAGTTCGTGCCCGAGGCATACCAGCGGCTCGCGTATGAAGATGAGTCGATCCCGATCGGTGAGGGGCAAACCATCACCGCCTCCTTCGACGTGGCCTTCATGACCGACGTATTGAAGCCGGTACCGACGGACATCGTCTACGAGGTCGGCACCGGATCGGGCTACCAGGCGGCGATCCTCGGCCAGCTCGTCGCCGAGGTCTACTCGGTCGAGATCCACGAGCCCTTGGCGACGCAGGCGGCCAAGGTCATCAAGGAACTCGGGTACGACAACATCCATACTCGCCACGGCGATGGATACCTCGGATGGCCCGAAGCAGCCCCGTTCGACAAGATCATCGTCACCTGTGCTCCAGAGTCGATCCCACCCCCTTTGGTGGAGCAACTCAAGGAAGGGGGACGCATTGTGATCCCGATCGGCTCGCGGTTTGATCAAAAGGTTTACGTCTTTGACAAGATCGACGGCAAGCTCGTGGGCGATGCGGTCCGACCGACCCTCTTTGTACCGATGACCGGCCGCGCCCAGCGAGAGGCTGCCGAACGTCGCGCACGAGGCGAAGCCCCGGAGCCGAACGTCCCGTGA
- a CDS encoding amidohydrolase family protein: MIDCHAHLHHHSQDDWERRDRNLIEVADRLGIDQLCCSMLTPRRPATPEGFRQCNAWVAEAINRFPDRVLGYSYVNPGHQAEAIDEIRRCVEDRGFIGVKLYNEHRCTDPVVVPIIELAIELRVPILHHAGHMHYVPPEQPLISDGGHLAELARRYPEAMLICAHVCGGGDWEWTIKSLRHAPNVMLDLSGSVIDDGVVEMAAEVLGVDRLLFGCDMSMTAGVGRIRAAHLDDEAKTRILGTNMRSLLQRRAS; encoded by the coding sequence GTGATCGACTGCCATGCTCACCTCCACCATCACAGCCAGGACGACTGGGAACGGCGGGATCGCAATCTGATCGAGGTTGCCGACCGGCTCGGAATTGATCAGCTTTGTTGCTCGATGCTCACTCCCCGGCGCCCGGCGACTCCCGAAGGTTTCCGACAGTGCAATGCCTGGGTAGCCGAGGCCATCAACCGCTTTCCCGATCGTGTGCTGGGATACTCCTACGTCAATCCTGGCCATCAGGCCGAGGCGATCGATGAGATCCGCCGATGCGTCGAGGACCGCGGCTTTATCGGTGTGAAACTGTACAACGAACATCGCTGCACCGATCCTGTCGTGGTCCCGATCATTGAGCTGGCCATCGAGCTTCGTGTCCCGATCCTTCACCACGCCGGACACATGCACTACGTCCCTCCGGAGCAACCCCTCATCTCCGATGGCGGCCACCTGGCCGAGCTCGCCCGACGCTATCCTGAAGCCATGCTCATTTGCGCTCATGTCTGTGGTGGTGGCGACTGGGAATGGACCATCAAGTCCCTGCGACACGCCCCGAACGTCATGCTCGACCTCAGTGGGAGCGTGATTGACGACGGCGTTGTCGAGATGGCGGCGGAGGTCCTCGGTGTCGATCGGCTGCTCTTTGGCTGCGACATGTCGATGACCGCCGGGGTCGGCCGCATCCGGGCAGCCCATCTCGACGACGAGGCCAAGACTCGAATCCTTGGAACGAACATGCGATCACTTCTGCAACGGCGAGCCTCATGA
- a CDS encoding amidohydrolase family protein, protein MIIDVNAYLGPFAFRHLRYQAADQLLTLMDSRGIDRAIVSSAAAITYRNPHPANTDLAAEVAHHPDRFIPFAVINPAYAGWADDLASCIDLGFRGLRLYPKWHNYELMSGLCLDLIDRATDRGMIISIPMRVEDPRQRSWLVDVPNVPLTELADLVAARPKARFHFVNGRGFTGSVLGQPENGLPANYRIEISLLNVHLNDEVETLIANLGPDRLLFGTGMPFQYPDPALAKIEVLAPDDVLKAQLLYQNAAEWLDPPIS, encoded by the coding sequence ATGATCATCGATGTCAACGCCTATCTCGGCCCCTTTGCGTTCCGACACCTCCGGTATCAGGCGGCCGACCAACTGCTCACGCTCATGGACTCCCGAGGGATCGACCGCGCCATCGTCTCCAGTGCCGCCGCCATCACCTACCGGAACCCCCACCCGGCCAACACCGACCTCGCCGCCGAGGTCGCCCACCACCCCGATCGTTTCATCCCGTTCGCGGTGATCAACCCCGCCTATGCCGGCTGGGCCGACGACCTCGCCTCCTGCATCGACCTGGGCTTCCGCGGCCTTCGCCTCTATCCCAAGTGGCACAATTATGAACTCATGTCAGGTCTTTGTCTCGACCTCATCGATCGGGCTACCGATCGTGGCATGATCATTTCCATCCCGATGCGTGTCGAAGACCCTCGCCAACGGAGCTGGCTCGTCGACGTTCCCAACGTGCCTCTGACCGAACTGGCTGACCTCGTGGCCGCCCGGCCGAAGGCCCGGTTCCACTTCGTCAACGGCCGAGGCTTTACCGGCTCGGTTCTCGGGCAGCCAGAGAACGGCCTGCCCGCGAACTATCGGATCGAAATTTCGCTGCTCAACGTCCACCTGAACGACGAGGTCGAAACCCTCATCGCCAACCTCGGCCCCGATCGCCTCCTCTTCGGGACCGGCATGCCCTTCCAGTACCCCGATCCCGCCCTGGCCAAGATCGAGGTCCTTGCCCCCGACGACGTTCTGAAAGCCCAGCTCCTTTATCAAAACGCCGCCGAGTGGCTCGATCCTCCCATCTCTTGA
- a CDS encoding endonuclease/exonuclease/phosphatase family protein: MFDQIPRFWFAPIVFLGFLLSALPGKAEEPIRLRILSYNINHGEGIDARIDLNRITSVIRNAEPDLVALQEVDRGMARTGRLDQAKLLAGRLGMEHAFGENFEFLGGSFGNAVLSRYPITEHQNHLLPAPAGGEPRGALHATISVSDDGPTIQLISTQFDHRQDDRNRLAAADWLATMPDSLDSPPAVLAGDLNTSPTSSAVRKLGNRWTPASPEAQATVPANAPRAAFDQVFVTPADRWSIVEVRVLDAPEASDHRPILLILDWLPQTAGSPTTP; this comes from the coding sequence GTGTTCGATCAGATTCCCCGGTTCTGGTTTGCGCCGATCGTCTTCCTTGGTTTCCTTCTTTCTGCCCTTCCAGGCAAGGCCGAGGAGCCGATCCGGCTTCGGATTCTCAGCTATAACATCAATCATGGTGAGGGAATCGACGCTCGGATCGACCTGAACCGCATCACCTCGGTGATTCGGAACGCGGAGCCCGATCTTGTCGCGCTTCAGGAAGTGGATCGCGGCATGGCCAGGACCGGACGACTCGATCAGGCGAAGTTGCTTGCCGGTCGGCTTGGAATGGAACACGCCTTTGGTGAGAACTTCGAGTTTCTCGGTGGATCGTTCGGCAACGCCGTCCTGTCTCGCTACCCAATCACCGAGCATCAGAATCACCTGCTTCCCGCTCCCGCGGGCGGTGAGCCGCGTGGAGCGCTGCACGCAACGATTTCGGTGTCGGACGATGGGCCAACGATCCAACTCATCAGTACCCAGTTCGATCATCGTCAAGACGATCGCAACCGCCTCGCTGCGGCCGATTGGCTCGCCACGATGCCCGACAGCCTCGACTCCCCTCCTGCAGTTCTCGCCGGTGATTTGAATACGAGCCCCACCAGTTCGGCCGTCCGCAAGCTCGGCAACCGATGGACTCCGGCCAGCCCTGAGGCTCAGGCAACCGTCCCGGCCAACGCCCCTCGGGCCGCGTTTGATCAGGTCTTCGTCACTCCCGCCGATCGCTGGTCGATCGTTGAGGTTCGCGTTCTCGACGCTCCTGAGGCCTCGGACCATCGTCCCATCCTGCTCATCCTCGATTGGCTCCCGCAAACAGCCGGATCGCCGACGACTCCGTGA
- a CDS encoding DUF1553 domain-containing protein: MTTVATSIACWTWATLLLTSVPDPGDDRPSIDFVRDVAPIFERHCLSCHSPDNRKGGINLTTSEDLIDLAYLDRDDPDASDLLTLVTPEAEGERPRMPIKGDPLTPDQVDTLRRWITEGADWPKGLVLSPDDDSIWWSFRPIAPVAPPNPPAIPEAWRTHPIDRFLFARLAEEGLTPSPPADRRTLIRRATFDLLGLPPTPEEVQAFLDDDAPDAFERLIDRLLASPHYGERWGRHWLDVVRFGESNGYERNVLINNVWPFRDAVIRSFNDDVPFNRLVLEHLAGDVIGPGDPNREIGTAFLVCGPYDDVGNQDPVQAAQIRANALDDMIRATSESFLGLTIGCARCHDHKFDPILQRDYYAFSSAVAGVHHGGRVVATEEQRRLDAERRAPLIAERDHLNAEIASLREAIRSRAEASAAEIEASWTRPTVSRTGTEERFEPVEARFVRLIIEGLDTNPDQPVGCRLEEFEVWTAGEAPRNVALAANGGQADGPSRVAEDFADAYSADLTIDGRFGSRWISGGTTLTIRLADTRTIDRVWFSSDKAGAAAGLGEATFVSEYRIEISSDGDSWVEVANSRDRLPVNEAHRQKRLFDREATTDDLAQLASLARQRDEANAALAAIEPLPNWWVGSFRQPDEPAYLLIGGDPQRRGDPVSASSLSALSGLESSFSLPLDAPEADRRLALARWIVAEDNPLTPRVLANRLWHYHFGTGIVDTPSDFGVMGGRPTHPELLDWLALRLLDEGWRLKPLHRLIMTSQAYQQSSAYRPEAASLDGDSRLLWRYPARRLSGEEVRDATLQIAGALDPTMGGPGFRLYRYIQDNVATYVPLDDPGPETYRRAVYHQNARAMRVDVLTDFDCPDPASAAPRRDATTTPLQALTLLNHRFTLDMASALADRLRREGGDDPAAQVDLAFALAFSRVPEEAERSSSLVLIDRHGLDAFCRALLNTNEFIYID, from the coding sequence ATGACGACGGTCGCCACCTCGATCGCCTGCTGGACCTGGGCCACACTCCTTCTGACCTCGGTTCCTGATCCTGGTGACGATCGGCCGTCGATCGACTTTGTGCGAGATGTCGCCCCGATCTTCGAACGGCATTGCCTCTCCTGCCACTCGCCAGACAATCGCAAGGGTGGAATCAATCTCACAACAAGCGAAGATCTCATTGATCTCGCATACCTCGATCGAGATGATCCCGACGCAAGCGATCTGCTCACTCTGGTCACTCCCGAGGCCGAGGGGGAACGCCCCCGCATGCCGATCAAGGGTGACCCGCTCACCCCTGATCAGGTCGACACGCTCCGTCGCTGGATCACCGAAGGGGCCGATTGGCCCAAAGGGCTCGTCCTGTCACCCGATGACGATTCGATCTGGTGGTCCTTCCGCCCGATCGCTCCGGTTGCCCCCCCAAACCCTCCGGCAATCCCTGAAGCCTGGCGAACTCATCCGATCGACCGCTTTCTCTTCGCCAGGCTTGCCGAGGAAGGGCTTACTCCATCACCTCCTGCCGATCGACGAACCTTGATCCGTCGGGCAACCTTCGATCTGCTTGGCCTGCCGCCGACCCCCGAGGAGGTTCAAGCCTTTCTCGATGATGATGCCCCCGATGCCTTCGAACGCCTGATCGACCGATTGCTCGCCTCTCCCCATTACGGCGAACGCTGGGGCCGTCACTGGCTCGATGTCGTCCGCTTTGGAGAGAGTAACGGATACGAGCGCAACGTCTTGATCAATAATGTCTGGCCCTTCCGCGACGCCGTCATCCGATCCTTCAATGACGACGTCCCCTTCAACCGCCTGGTGCTCGAACATCTTGCCGGCGACGTGATCGGTCCAGGCGATCCGAACCGCGAGATCGGCACCGCGTTCCTGGTCTGCGGCCCTTACGACGATGTCGGGAATCAGGACCCGGTCCAGGCCGCTCAAATCCGGGCCAATGCCCTCGACGATATGATCCGCGCGACCAGCGAATCGTTCCTCGGCCTGACGATCGGCTGCGCCCGCTGTCACGACCACAAGTTCGACCCCATCCTCCAGCGCGATTACTACGCCTTCTCGTCTGCGGTCGCCGGCGTCCACCACGGCGGTCGAGTCGTCGCCACCGAGGAACAGCGCCGCCTCGACGCCGAACGTCGGGCCCCCTTGATCGCCGAGCGTGACCACCTGAATGCCGAAATCGCTTCACTCCGCGAGGCGATCCGATCGCGGGCCGAGGCCAGTGCCGCCGAGATCGAGGCCTCCTGGACCCGCCCCACCGTCTCCCGAACTGGAACCGAGGAACGTTTCGAGCCGGTCGAGGCCCGCTTTGTTCGTCTCATCATCGAGGGGCTCGACACGAACCCGGATCAGCCGGTCGGCTGCCGCCTGGAAGAATTCGAGGTCTGGACCGCCGGAGAAGCACCCCGCAACGTCGCCCTCGCCGCCAATGGTGGCCAGGCCGATGGACCGAGTCGCGTTGCCGAAGACTTTGCCGATGCCTACAGCGCCGACCTGACCATCGATGGCCGCTTCGGTTCCCGATGGATCTCAGGCGGCACGACCTTAACGATCCGCCTGGCAGACACCCGAACCATCGACCGCGTCTGGTTCAGCAGCGACAAGGCCGGTGCCGCGGCAGGGCTGGGCGAAGCGACGTTCGTGAGCGAGTATCGCATCGAGATTTCTTCTGACGGCGATTCGTGGGTTGAGGTCGCCAATTCGCGCGACCGCCTCCCCGTCAACGAGGCCCACCGCCAGAAGCGGCTCTTTGATCGTGAAGCCACCACCGACGACCTCGCCCAGCTCGCCAGCCTCGCCCGTCAACGAGACGAGGCGAATGCGGCGCTGGCCGCCATCGAGCCCCTGCCGAACTGGTGGGTCGGATCGTTCCGACAGCCAGATGAGCCTGCGTATCTCTTGATCGGCGGTGATCCCCAGCGCCGGGGCGATCCGGTCTCCGCCAGCAGTCTCTCCGCCCTTTCGGGGCTCGAATCCAGCTTTTCCCTTCCGCTCGATGCCCCCGAGGCCGATCGCCGGCTGGCCCTCGCCCGCTGGATCGTGGCCGAGGACAACCCCCTCACCCCCCGAGTTCTGGCCAATCGCCTCTGGCACTACCACTTCGGCACGGGGATCGTCGACACTCCCAGCGACTTCGGGGTGATGGGGGGCCGTCCGACTCACCCCGAGCTTCTCGACTGGCTGGCTCTCCGGCTTCTGGACGAAGGCTGGCGGCTGAAACCACTGCATCGCCTTATCATGACCTCACAGGCCTATCAGCAATCCTCAGCCTATCGTCCCGAGGCCGCCTCCCTCGATGGCGACTCTCGCCTACTCTGGCGGTACCCCGCCCGCCGGCTTTCCGGAGAGGAGGTTCGCGATGCCACGCTTCAGATCGCCGGTGCCCTCGATCCAACGATGGGAGGACCCGGCTTCCGTCTCTACCGATACATCCAGGACAATGTCGCCACCTACGTTCCGCTCGATGATCCCGGCCCCGAGACCTATCGCCGAGCAGTCTATCACCAGAACGCCCGGGCCATGCGGGTCGATGTTTTGACCGATTTCGACTGCCCCGACCCCGCCTCCGCCGCCCCCCGCCGCGACGCCACCACCACCCCGCTCCAGGCCCTGACCCTGCTCAATCACCGCTTTACCCTCGACATGGCCTCGGCGCTCGCAGATCGCCTCCGCCGAGAAGGCGGCGACGACCCGGCCGCTCAGGTCGACCTGGCCTTCGCGCTTGCGTTCTCGCGAGTGCCAGAGGAAGCCGAGCGATCGTCTTCTCTCGTATTAATTGATCGTCACGGTCTTGATGCGTTCTGCCGAGCCTTGCTGAACACGAACGAGTTTATTTACATCGACTGA
- a CDS encoding DUF2231 domain-containing protein, translating into MRSRAHFKTHPIHPMLIPFPIAFIMGAFVFDLVGRLGGGAAWWTTGGFLNLGALITGPLAGVFGFIDYLYAVPPRSSGKKRATNHMMINVGTLAVVAASWFFRDLNDWQPGWLVVGLEGIAVGLVMWGGWLGGTLSFQNQIGVDHRYANAGRWSEIAVDAKPGEPVTVAKSDELEVDQMKLIRLPDGKRLVLGRTEAGYAVFDDRCPHKGGSLAGGLMTCGVVTCPWHGSQFSVRDGSVKVGPAHSPIETYRVEQSAGEIRLTL; encoded by the coding sequence ATGCGCAGTCGAGCCCATTTCAAGACACACCCGATTCATCCCATGCTCATCCCGTTTCCGATCGCATTCATTATGGGAGCGTTCGTCTTTGATCTTGTTGGTCGGCTCGGGGGTGGAGCAGCCTGGTGGACGACGGGAGGATTCCTGAACCTCGGGGCGCTAATCACAGGTCCGCTGGCCGGAGTGTTTGGATTCATCGACTACCTGTACGCGGTGCCTCCACGCAGCTCGGGGAAGAAACGGGCAACGAATCACATGATGATCAATGTGGGGACGTTGGCGGTTGTGGCGGCATCGTGGTTCTTCCGTGATCTGAACGACTGGCAGCCAGGTTGGCTGGTCGTGGGCCTGGAGGGGATTGCCGTCGGGCTGGTGATGTGGGGAGGTTGGCTGGGCGGAACGCTCTCATTCCAGAACCAGATTGGAGTCGACCACCGGTATGCAAACGCGGGTCGATGGTCCGAGATCGCCGTGGACGCGAAACCCGGCGAGCCGGTCACGGTGGCGAAGTCCGACGAGCTTGAGGTCGATCAGATGAAGCTGATCCGCCTTCCCGATGGCAAGCGCCTGGTGCTGGGAAGAACCGAGGCGGGCTATGCTGTCTTCGACGACCGATGCCCTCACAAAGGAGGTTCGCTCGCCGGGGGGCTGATGACCTGCGGTGTGGTGACATGCCCCTGGCACGGCTCGCAGTTTTCGGTCAGGGACGGATCGGTCAAGGTGGGGCCCGCTCACTCTCCGATTGAGACCTATCGCGTGGAGCAGTCCGCCGGCGAGATTCGGTTGACCCTCTGA
- the lexA gene encoding transcriptional repressor LexA, producing MADLDSLTPRQREIYDFIRSKIHGRGYGPTVREIGEAFEIKSPNGVMCHLKALQKKGLISREPNMSRAIQLLQESATAPRSGGGGVPLLGRIAAGAPIEAIEQADEVVDFEDWEGTDDKFALRVTGESMIEEHIADGDYVIIKKAETARDGQIVAVRDDDGEATLKRLFKEKNRVRLEPANSAMKPIYRTKVNILGVLVGVVRKY from the coding sequence ATGGCCGATCTCGACTCCCTGACTCCTCGCCAGCGCGAGATTTACGATTTTATTCGCAGCAAGATCCACGGCCGAGGCTACGGCCCAACCGTCCGGGAAATCGGCGAAGCCTTCGAGATTAAAAGTCCCAACGGGGTCATGTGCCACCTCAAGGCTCTTCAAAAGAAGGGGCTGATCTCCCGAGAACCGAACATGTCTCGGGCCATTCAGTTGCTTCAAGAGTCGGCAACCGCCCCTCGATCCGGCGGTGGAGGCGTTCCCTTGCTCGGTCGGATCGCCGCCGGTGCCCCCATCGAGGCCATTGAACAGGCCGATGAGGTCGTCGACTTCGAAGACTGGGAAGGGACCGACGACAAGTTCGCCCTTCGGGTCACCGGCGAATCGATGATCGAGGAACATATCGCCGACGGCGATTATGTGATCATCAAGAAAGCCGAGACCGCCCGAGACGGCCAGATCGTCGCCGTCCGGGACGACGACGGCGAAGCGACCCTCAAACGCCTCTTCAAGGAGAAGAACCGCGTTCGCCTGGAACCTGCCAACAGCGCCATGAAGCCGATCTACCGAACCAAGGTGAACATCCTCGGCGTCCTGGTCGGTGTTGTTCGCAAGTACTGA
- a CDS encoding DUF1501 domain-containing protein yields MSFPSDDERARLLLGRVVSRRGFLGNAFSGLAGIGLAGLLAEDLSARSNDADRSARWIPGQGMTHFPAKAKRILQVFCPGGVSHLDLWEHKPELERRHGNPLPGEEDFLSFQGKNGNLMRSPWPFVPRGESGKMISSMLPHLAKHVDDIAFVHSMTSKTNTHGPGCVFMNTGHDTEGFPATGAWLSYALGRENEDLPAYVALPDVRGEPPNGKANWSNGFLPARHQAIVLADHQPIRNLERPDDISLETEADTLDFLNTLNTRHADARPGDEELRARIAAYELAGRMQVSAPEVTDLGSEPSSIHRLYGTDDPNPLKAAYARNCLLARRMLERGVRCVNLYCASRASGVDGLLNWDAHRTLKPDYERHVPIFDQPTAALLSDLKARGLLDETLVLWTTEFGRMPTHQQGTTGRDHNPDGFTCWMMGPGVRGGASHGATDPFGRRAEVDPVTVWDYYATVLHLLGFDHTKLTYYHNGLDRRLTDVHGQVLQSILA; encoded by the coding sequence ATGTCCTTCCCCAGCGACGACGAGAGAGCCCGATTGCTGCTCGGTCGAGTCGTGTCCCGGCGCGGGTTTCTCGGCAACGCGTTCAGCGGGCTGGCGGGCATCGGCCTTGCGGGTCTGCTCGCGGAGGATCTCTCGGCGCGATCGAATGATGCCGATCGTTCTGCTCGTTGGATTCCGGGTCAGGGCATGACCCACTTCCCGGCGAAGGCAAAACGCATCCTTCAGGTCTTCTGTCCGGGGGGCGTCTCCCACCTCGACCTCTGGGAACACAAGCCCGAGCTCGAACGCCGCCACGGCAATCCCTTACCCGGCGAGGAAGATTTCCTCTCGTTCCAGGGCAAGAACGGCAACCTGATGCGCAGCCCCTGGCCGTTCGTCCCTCGGGGCGAGAGCGGCAAGATGATCTCATCCATGCTGCCGCACCTGGCGAAACACGTCGACGATATCGCATTCGTCCACTCGATGACCTCGAAGACGAACACCCACGGCCCCGGCTGCGTCTTCATGAACACCGGACACGACACCGAGGGCTTCCCCGCCACCGGGGCCTGGCTCAGCTATGCACTCGGTCGAGAGAACGAGGACCTGCCCGCCTATGTCGCCCTGCCCGACGTGCGCGGCGAGCCCCCCAACGGCAAGGCGAACTGGTCGAACGGCTTTCTCCCGGCGCGACATCAGGCGATCGTCCTGGCCGATCACCAGCCGATCCGAAACCTCGAACGTCCCGACGACATCTCCCTCGAAACCGAGGCCGACACGCTCGATTTCCTCAACACGCTCAACACCCGACATGCCGACGCTCGCCCCGGCGATGAGGAACTCCGCGCCCGGATCGCCGCCTACGAGCTGGCCGGCCGGATGCAGGTTTCGGCCCCCGAAGTCACCGACCTCGGCTCCGAGCCCTCCTCGATCCATCGCCTCTATGGCACCGATGACCCGAACCCGCTCAAGGCCGCTTACGCCCGCAACTGCCTGCTCGCCCGCCGGATGCTCGAACGCGGCGTCCGATGCGTCAACCTCTACTGCGCCAGCCGTGCCTCAGGCGTCGACGGCCTCCTGAACTGGGACGCTCACCGCACCCTCAAACCTGACTACGAACGCCACGTTCCCATCTTCGACCAGCCGACCGCCGCCCTGCTCTCCGACCTGAAGGCCCGCGGCCTGCTCGATGAAACCCTCGTCCTCTGGACGACCGAGTTCGGCCGCATGCCCACCCATCAACAGGGTACGACCGGCCGCGACCACAACCCCGACGGCTTCACCTGCTGGATGATGGGCCCCGGCGTCCGCGGCGGCGCTTCGCACGGCGCCACCGACCCCTTCGGCCGCCGCGCCGAGGTTGATCCGGTCACCGTCTGGGATTATTACGCCACCGTCCTCCACCTGCTCGGCTTCGATCACACGAAACTCACCTATTACCACAACGGGCTCGACCGTCGGCTGACCGACGTTCACGGCCAGGTACTCCAGTCGATCCTCGCCTGA
- the rnhA gene encoding ribonuclease HI, which translates to MVPFALSSDDLVTISTDPNAVNPQAPEEFVELFTDGACSGNPGPGGWGFLLRHPASGTVRCDSGAEPRTTNNRMELMGAIRGLESLQGRCSVALVTDSQYVAKGITEWMPNWKRNGWRRKERGQFKPVSNEDLWRRIDELVAAHEVRVEHVLGHRGHPENEAVDRLAVAAIKSLTAAGRLD; encoded by the coding sequence ATGGTCCCCTTCGCACTCTCCTCGGATGACCTGGTCACCATCTCGACCGATCCGAACGCGGTGAATCCTCAGGCTCCGGAGGAATTTGTCGAACTGTTTACCGATGGGGCGTGTAGTGGGAATCCCGGCCCTGGCGGCTGGGGGTTTTTGCTTCGACACCCCGCGAGCGGAACCGTTCGTTGCGATTCGGGCGCCGAGCCCCGGACCACCAACAATCGCATGGAGTTGATGGGGGCGATCCGAGGATTGGAAAGCCTTCAAGGCCGCTGCTCCGTCGCCCTCGTCACCGATAGCCAGTACGTCGCCAAGGGAATTACCGAGTGGATGCCCAACTGGAAACGCAACGGTTGGCGACGTAAGGAACGGGGTCAGTTCAAACCTGTTAGCAACGAAGATCTCTGGCGTCGGATCGATGAACTCGTGGCGGCTCACGAGGTTCGGGTCGAGCACGTCCTGGGTCATCGCGGCCATCCCGAGAATGAGGCCGTCGATCGCCTCGCCGTCGCGGCCATCAAGTCGCTGACCGCCGCCGGCCGACTCGACTGA